The window CTCGCCACGCCGAAGGCGAACTCGGGAGAGCCGGCGTACAGCGCCCCGCCGACCGCCGCCGAGGGGACGACGACCGTGTTCCGGACGAGGTAGTACGACCCGGTCACGCGACCGCCGGCGTTCTGTGCTGCGGGACCGACGATGAGCGCCTTGTGCGCCGGGAGACCCGCGAATCGGAGCCCGGAGAAGGCGAAGAGGACGAACAACAGCGCGGACGGAGTGAACGTGAACCCCGCCAGCGTCAGGCCCGACTCGGGGACCGCGATCAGGAGAATCGGGAAGACGGCGTAGACGACGAAACCGAGTGCGACGACCGGCTTCAGGCCGACGCGCTCGGCGAGTTTGGCGACCGGGACCATCGACAGCAGGGCGACCGCCATCTCGACCGACAGCAGGACGCCGAACAGCGCGTCGGGGTTCAGGAAGCCGACGACCGGCAGGGTGGCGCTGGCGGCGAGGAACTCGGTGACGACGATGACGAAGAAGACGTACACCATCCCGTTGGCGAAGCGAATCAGGGTGTCCGCGACGAGCAGGGGCTTCAGGGGACTCGGTAGGCCCGCGAGGTCTGCGAGGACCCCGGAGACGCCCGCGAAGGACTTCCCGAGGCTGTCTTCGCTCGCGTCGTACAGGAGGTGTTGTGCGACCGTGGCGAGCAGTGCGACGACGGCCGCGACCGCGAGGATCAGTCGGAAGCCGGCACCGAAGGCGTACCGCGCGAGCACGGTCGCGGCGAGCAGTGGTCCGAGGAGAAACGCGGTCCGGCGGAAGGTCTCGGTGCTGGCGAAGCCCGTCGCCAACTTCCCCGGCGGGACGCTCTGTTTCACGATGGCGAAGGTCGCCCCGAGGCCGAACGACTTCCACGCCTGCGCGAAGCCGAGGCCGAGGAAGATGCCGACCGGGAGCGCGACCGGTTCGAGGAGTGTGACCCCTGCGAGTGAGAGCCCGAGCGTCACGAAGCCGAACGACTCGGCGAACAGCCAGACGAGGAAGCCGACCGTCGAGGCGAGGCCGAACAGCGTCAGTGCCGACCGGGAGCCGATCCGATCCGAGAGTGCGCCGCCGGGGTAGGGGTAGACGGCGCTGATCAGGTTGCCGAAGCTCCCGAACAGTCCGATGGCGATACTGCTGGCACCGAGGACGCTCATGTAGCGTGGCATGTACCGCCCGGTCATCTGGAAGCCGAGCGAGAAGGCGAACATCGCGAGCGAGAGGACGAGCACGTCGCGTTCTAAGGCGAAGAACTGGCGGAAGTAGGTGAACGCGCCGACCTCGCTCTCGGTGTCGCTCATCGTCCGACTGTCTGTGTGACCCGGCAAAACCCCTGCGGATAGCGTCTCTGTGGCGTCGGTGTGCGGAACGTTGCCAGACGGAGCAGTCCGTCACGGGGTCGACCGAGGCGCGGGGTGCGCGAACCGTCGCCCGCACGACGACGCCAGCAGACTCGCCACCCAGTCGTCTCCGAGCGATCCACCCAGCTCTCCCGCGACGACGTCGACGATCGACCAGCGTCCGTCCCGTCCGCAACCGACCGATTCTTGCCCGCCCGTCGACTACCACGAGCCAATGGACGCGCCGCTGTGGACCGAGCAGTACGCCCCCGACCTCGCCGACCTGCCCCAGTCCGACGTCCGGGAGCGACTGACACTCGCCGTCGACGAGCCGATGAACCTCGTCGTGCAGGGACCGCCGGGTGCGGGCAAGACCGCCGCCGTGCGCGCGCTGGCCCGCGAGGCCCACGCGGACCCCGACAACGACCTCGTGGAGATCAACGTCGCGGACTTCTTCGACCGGACGAAAACGGAGATCCGCAACGACCCACGCTTCGCGCCGTTTCTGGAGGGGCGAAGCCGGATGGCGAAACGCGACATGATCAACCACGTGCTGAAGGAGTCCGCGAGCTACGCGCCGGTCTCCGGCCAGTACAAGACGGTCGTGCTGGACAACGCCGAGGCGATCCGCGAGGACTTCCAGCAGGCCCTGCGCCGCGTGATGGAGAAGCACCACCGGACGACCCAGTTCGTCATCACGACCCGCCAGCCCTCGAAGCTGATCCCGCCGATCCGGTCGCGCTGTTTCCCGGTGCCGGTGCGCGCGCCGACGACCGACGAGATCCGGGACGTCCTCGCCGGGATCGCCGACGCCGAGGAGATCGAGTACGACGCCGACGGCCTGGAGTTCGTCGCCGGCTACGCCGACGGCGACCTCCGGAGTGCGATCCTCGGCGCGCAGGCGACCGCGGTCGAACACGACGAGATCACGATGCAGTCGGCCTACGAGGTCCTCGGCGAGGTCGGCTGGGACGACGAACTCGCCTCGGTGCTGTCGGACGCGGAGGTCGGCGACTTCACCTCGGCCCGGAAGACGCTCGACGACCTGCTGGACGACGAGGGCTTCGACGGCGGGACCCTGCTCGCAGAACTGCTCCGGGTCGCGCGCAAGAAGTACGATGGCGACGACCTCGCGCGTCTGCACCGACTCGCCGGTCGGATCGACCTCGACCTGGCCGAGGGCACCGACGACCGTCTCCACCTGACCCACCTGCTGACGCTGTGGGCGACCGGCGAGACCGGCGAGCGCCGGGGCATCCGGGAGCAGTCGGCGTGACGACCGACGACGCAGGTGACGCCGGTTCCGCGTCTGACTCGACGCCGGACGACTCTCTCGACCGCCACCAGCCACCGAGTCGCGTGCCGGGGTTCGCCCCCGGCGTCGAGCGGTTCGGGACCGCCCTGCTCGTCGGGACGCTGGCGACCGCCGTGCTGTTCACGCCGGTCGTCGCGCTCCTGCCGGCCGCGCTGGTCGCGTTCGTGTGCTACTTCTTCCGCGATCCGGATCGGTCGCCGCCGGACGCACGGATCGTCGCGCCCGCAGACGGTCGGGTCTCCGTGATTCGCGAAGAGGGCGACCGCGTCCGGGTCGGCGTGTTCATGAACGTCACCGACGTCCACGTGAACCGCGCACCGGCCGACGGCGAGGTGGTCGCCGTCACCCACCGACCGGGAGCCAACAAGCCGGCGTTCGCGAAGGACTCGGACCGGAACGAGCGCGTCGACATCGACTGTGGCGACTACGACCTGTCGCTGATCGCTGGCTGGTTCGCCCGGCGCATCCACCCCTACGTGACCGAGGGCGACAGCCTCCGGCAGGGCGAGCGCGTGGGCCACATCGACTTCGGGTCGCGGGCCGACGTGTTGTTGCCACCGGAACTCGGTGTCGAGGACGTGGCCGTCGAGAGAGGCGACACGGTACGAGCAGGCGAGACGGTCCTCGTAGAGTAGACGACGACGCGGTTCGCGGCGACCGACCGAGTTCGTGACCGACCGAGTTCGTGACCGACCGAGTTCGTGACCGACCGAGTTCGTGACCGGCGACGCACGACGCCCAGACCGCCCCAACCAGAATCCTTAATGATCGGTCCGGCAAAACTTGCATCCATGTACGACGAGGACGAACTCGCCGAGATACGCGACTCACGGGAGGAGTGGGAGGCCGAGACCCGCGACCCGGTCCGCGAGCAGTACGGCGAGCGACAGGAGCGGTTCGCCACGGTCTCGAACCACGAGATCGAGGACCTCTACACACCCGCCGACGTGGCCGACATCGACTACGACGAGGACCTCGGCTTCCCCGGCGAGTTCCCCTACACGCGAGGCGTCTACCCGACGATGTACCGGGGTCGGACGTGGACGATGCGGCAGTTCGCCGGCTTCGGCACCGCAGAGGAGACCAACGACCGCTTCCACTTCCTCGTCGAGAACGGGCAGACCGGCCTCTCGACGGCCTTCGACATGCCCTCGCTGATGGGCAAAGACTCCGACGACCCCCTCTCGGACGGCGAGGTCGGGAAGGAGGGCGTCGCGGTCGACACGCTCCGGGACATGGAGATTCTCTTCGACGGCATCGACATCGGCGACGTCTCCACCTCCTTCACGATCAACCCCTCCGCGCCGGTGATCTACGCGATGTACGTCGCCTTGGCCGACCAGCAGGGCGTCCCGCGCGAGCAGATTCGCGGCACCCTCCAGAACGACATGCTGAAGGAGTTCATCGCCCAGAAGGAGTGGGTCATCCCGCCGGAGCCGAGTCTCGACATCGTCACCGACACCATCGAGTTCGCCGTGCGGGAGACCCCGAAGTTCCGACCCGTCTCCATCTCGGGGTACCACATCCGGGAGGCTGGGTCGACTGCGGTTCAGGAGTTGGCCTTCACGCTCGCAGACGGCTTCGCGTACGTCGAGGACGCCATCGACCGAGGGATGGACGTGGACGAGTTCGCCCCACAGCTCTCCTTTTTCTTCAACTCGCACAACTCGATCTTCGAGGAGGTCGGCAAGTTCCGCGCCGCCCGGCGCATCTACGCCCGGATCATGGACGAGTGGTACGACGCGGGCACGCCCGCCTCGAAGCAGTTGAAGTTCCACACGCAGACCGCCGGCCAGTCGCTCACGGCCCAGCAACCGCTGAACAACGTGGTGCGCGTCACGATCCAGGCGCTCGCGGGGGTGCTGGGCGGCACGCAGTCGCTCCACACCAACAGCTTCGACGAGGCACTCGCGCTCCCCTCCGAGCAGGCAGTGCGGGTCGCCCTGCGGACCCAGCAGATCATCGCCGAGGAGTCCGGCGCGGCCGACAGCATCGACCCGCTCGCGGGGAGTTTCATGGTCGAGTCGCTCACCGAGGAGATCGAAGCGGAGGCGATGGCCTACATCGAGGAGATCCGCGAGATGGGCGACGGGTCGGTGCGCGACGGCGTGCTCGAGGGCATCGAACAGGGCTACTTCCACCGCGAGATCCAGGACGCCTCCTACGAGTACCAGGAGCGCGTCGAGTCCGGCGAGGAGACGGTCGTCGGCGTCAACGCCTACGAGACCGAGGAGGACACCCGCCCCGAGGTGCTGAAGGTCGACGAGGAGACGCAGGACCGCCAACTCGGTCGTCTCGCGGACGTGAAGGCGGACCGCGACGACGACGCGGTGGAGGCGTCGCTCGATGCGCTCCGCGAGGCGGTCGACTCGGGCGAGAACGTGATGCCGTACATCGTGGACGCGGTGAAGGCGTACGCCACGATGGGCGAGATCATGGACGTGTTCGAGCGCAAACACGGCTCCTACCGCGAGACGATCGGACTGGCGTAACCCGTCTAGAGACCGAGCGGCGCTCGCACGCCGGGGGCGTCCGGTCGCAGGGGGGGTCCGAACCCGATGCACTTACGGTCCTCCTGTGACTTGACGAAAGAGATGGAGGGCGTACTCTGGTACGTGTTGACCGGGACCCGTGGCGGCGGGAACCGGGTGCGTATCATGAAAGCGATCGACGAACGCCCTCGCAACGCCAACAAACTCGCCGAGTCGCTCGACCTCGACTACACGACGGTCAGACACCACCTCGACGTGTTGCAGGACAACGACATCGTCGAGAAGAAGGGCGGCGACTACGGCGCGATCTACATCCCCTCGAACCGCGTCCGGACCCACTGGGACGTGGTCGAGCAGATAATGGAGCAGGTAGAGTGACGACGACGAGCCCACAGGCCGTTCAGATTCCGGACAGAGTTTGGAAAGAGTATAAACGCGACTGCCGACTAGGAGGTGTCACATGGCGATCTGGCTGGACGTAGCGCGAGTCGCGGCAGGTGTCAACATCCTGTTACTGCTCGGGTTGAGCTACGTCTGGGTCCGGAACTACGCCGAGTTCCGGTCGAAACACACGCTGGCGCTGATGCTGTTCGGTCTCCTCCTCCTCGTGGAGAACGCCGTCGCGCTGTACGTCTTCTCGCTGGACCCCATCCTCAGCGCGTGGATCTCCTCGTCTGACCCCATCGCCCAGTGGGCGATGATGGTGCTCCGCCTGCTGGAGTTCGGCGCGCTGGCGATCATGGCGTGGGCGACGTGGGACTGACGCGGCCGCGTCTCCTGGCCGTGCTGTGACGCCTACACCACGGCGACCTGGCCGTCGTCTCTCGCTTTCTCTCGCGGTGAGTGCCACCTCGTGAGGTAGGTTTATCACGGATCATTCTGACCTTTCGAACGGCTATGTCAGATGGTGACGCGGAACTAGAGGCGCGGCTGGCTGAACAGGAGGCGTTCGAGCCCCCCGAGGAGTTCGTGGCACAGGCGAACGTCACCGACGAGGGCATCTACGAGGAGTTCGCGGAGAACTGGCCGGACTGCTGGGAGCAGGCGGCCGGGATGCTGGACTGGTTCGAGGACTACGACCAGGTGCTGGACGACTCGAACCCGCCCTTCTACAAGTGGTTCACCGACGGGAAGCTCAACGCCTCGTACGAGTGTCTCGACCGCCACCTCGACGAGCGTGGCGACGAGGCGGCCATCGAGTGGGTCGGCGAACCCGTCGAGGAGGACAACCGCACGTTCACCTACGACGAACTCCACCGCGAGGTGAACGAGTTCGCGGCCGCCCTCCGGGAGATGGGCGTCGGCGAGGACGACATCGTGACGATGTACATGCCGATGGTCCCCGAGTTGACCATCGCACTGCTGGCGTGTGCCCGCATCGGCGCACCGCACTCGGTCGTCTTCGCGGGCTTCTCGGCGGACGCGCTCGCCACCCGGATGAACGCCGCCGACTCGGAGTACCTGCTCACGTGTGACGGCTACTACCGGCGCGGCGACCCCCTCGACCACCTCTCGAAGGCGAACACGGGACTGGAGGGCGTCGATCACGACACCCAGACGGTCGTCGTCGAGCGCTTGATGGACGGCGACGGCTTCGACCACGACCTCGCGGACGACCAGCACAGTTACAGCGAGGTCGTCGCGGCCCAGGCAGGCGCGGAGGTCGACCCCGTCGAACGCGACGCCGAGGACATGCTGTTCATGATGTACACCTCGGGGACGACGGGCAAGCCCAAAGGTGTCAAGCACACCACCGGGGGCTACCTCTCGTGGGCGGCGTGGACCTCCCACGCCGTCTTGGACATCAAGCCCGAGGACACCTACTTCTGCTCGGCCGACATCGGCTGGATCACGGGCCACTCGTACATCGTCTACGGTCCGCTGGCGCTCGGCACCACCTCGATGATGTACGAGGGGACGCCGGACTACCCGGATCGCGACCGCCTGTGGGAGATCGTCGAGGAGTACGAGGCGACCCAACTCTACACCGCTCCGACCGCGATTCGGGCGTTCATGAAGTGGGGCGCGGAGTACCCCGACAGACACGACCTCTCCAGTCTGCGACTGCTCGGGACGGTCGGCGAACCGATCAACCCGCGGGCGTGGAAGTGGTACTACAAGCACATCGGCGACGAGTCCTGCCCGGTCGTGGACACCTGGTGGCAGACCGAGACGGGCGGGATGATGGTCACGACACTGCCGGGGATCAAGACGATGAAACCCGGCAGTGCCGGGCCACCCCTGCCGGGTGTAGACGTACAGATCGTCGACACGATGGGCGAGGAGGTCGAAGCCGGTCGTGCGGGGTACCTCACGGTCAACAAGCCGTGGCCGGGGATGCTCCGGACGCTGTACAAGAACGACGAGCGGTTCATCAACGAGTACTGGGCGGAGTACTCCGACACCGACAGCGACGACCCCGCAGACTGGGTGTACTTCCCCGAAGACGGTGCGAAGATCGACGACGACGGCTACATCACGGTGCTGGGTCGCGTGGACGACGTGATCAACGTCTCCGGTCACCGACTGGGGACGATGGAGATCGAGTCGGCTATCGTCGGCGTCGAAGGTGTCGCGGAGGCCGCAGTCGTCGGCGGCGACCACGAGATCAAAGGCGAGGCCGTCTACGCCTACGTGATCCTCGAAGAGGGGCAGGAACCGACCGAGGAGATGCGCGGGAAGATCGTGCAGGGCGTCGACGACGCCATCGGCCCCATCGCCAAGCCGGAGCAGGTCGTCTTCACCGAGGAACTGCCGAAGACGCGGTCGGGGAAGATCATGCGCCGCCTGCTCGAACAGATCGCCAACGGCGAGGAACTGGGTGACACGACGACGCTCCGGAACCCGGAGATCGTCGCGGAGATCCAAGAGCGGGCACAGAGCGACTGAAGCGACCGTCAGCAGTTCTCATTTTTCGCCGACGACTCGTTCGAGTGCGCCACAGCAGATCGTCTACTCAGCGCCGACCCACTCGCGGATGCAGGTCTCGTTACAGAGGTAGTGTCGCTCTACGCCCGTCCGCGAACTGCGACCGTTTCGTCTCAGCCGAACGAGCAGGTGTCGCTCCTGTAAGAGCAGGTCGACGCCGCAGTTCGCACACGCCTCGCTCGACTCGTCGGTCAGGTCCCAGACGTGGTGTCTGGCGACACGCCCGATGGTCGTGTCGCTGTCGTACTCACGAGGCGTCGCACCGGTGTACTCCGAGAGTGCCATACCACGCGGTACTCCCCGCCCACTCAAGAGATTTTCCGGGGTAGCGGTACGGAGAAATATAGTCCCACACACACTGTGTCGGCGCTATAGAGCAGTGGGGAGTCGTATCGAGAGTCGGCGGTCGTCGGCGACGACGCCGGTCCGGTCGGGTGGTTCGTCGGTCGTCACGCCCAAAACTATATCACGAACGTTTCGGTACGTTTCGGTGAGATGGAGAAGCCACTTCTCGTCACCGACTTTCTGGACAGGGCGCGGGAGTACTACGGCGACCACGAGGCGGTGCTCGCGACGACCGGCGAGCGGTACACCTACGAGGAACTCGGTGCGCGCGCAGACGGCGTCTCGGCGCTCCTGCAGGCGAAGGGCATCGAGAAGGGGGACCGCGTCGCGGTGCTCGACCCGAACACCCACTACCACCTGGAGATGGCCTACGGGTCCATGCAGATCGGGGCGATCCACACCCCGCTGAACTACCGGCTGGTGCCGACCGACTTCGAGTACATCCTCTCGGACGCGGGCGTGGACGCGGTGTTCGCCGACCACGAGTTCGCCGAGAAGATCGAGGCGGTCCGCGACGAGATACCGACCGAGACGTTCCTCACCGACGACCCCGACGCCGTGGAGGGCGACTGGGAGGGCATCGAAGACGTGCTGGAACCGGGGGCGGACTACGACCGCCCGGAGATGCACGAAGACGAGACGATCACGATCAACTACACCTCGGGGACGACCGGCGACCCCAAGGGGGTCTGTCGGACCCACCGCACCGAGACGCTCCACGCCTACCTCATCTCCCACCACCAGGAGATCACCGACGACGACGTCTACCTCTGGACGCTCCCGATGTTCCACGTCAACGGGTGGGGCCACATCTACGCCGTGACGGGCAACGGCGCACGCCACATCTGCACGCGCGGCGTGGACGTGGCGGAGGTGTTCGACCACATCGCGGCGGAGGACGTGTCGTACTTCTGTGCCGCGCCGACCGTCCTCAAGCGCCTGCTGGACTACGAGGCGGACCACGACGTGACCGTCACCGGCGAGAACCCGGTCCGGGTGGCGACCGCCGGCGCGGCCCCACCCGAGGCGACCATTCGTGGTATCGAGGACGACTTCGGCTGGTACCTGAAACACGTCTACGGCGCGACCGAGACCGGGCCGCTCATCACCACCTCCGACGCCAAGCGGTTCTTCGATCAAGCGAGTCAGGAGCGGTTCGCCGTCAAGAAGCGACAGGGGATCGGCTACCTCGGCACCGAGATCCGCGTCGTCGACGACGACGGGACCGACGTGCCACGGGACGGGCAGACGATCGGCGAGATCGTCGTGCGCGGGAATCAGGTGATGGACCGCTACTGGAACAAACCGGAGGCGACCGAGGAAGCCTTCTCGGATCGCGTCGAGGGCTACTACCACATGGGTGACCTCGCGGCGGTCGACGAGAACGGTTTCCTGATCATCCAGGACCGCAAGAAGGACATCATCATCTCCGGCGGGGAGAACATCTCCAGTCTCGAACTCGAAGACACCCTGTTCGAGCACCCGGAGGTGGACGACGTGGCCGTCATCCCCGCCCCCTCCGAGGAGTGGGGTGAGACGCCGAAGGCGTTCATCGTTCCCCGGTCGGGCGATCCGATGGAACCCCGGACGACCCACGAGGAACTGCGCGACTTCTGCCGGGAGCGCGTGGCGTCGTACAAGGTGCCCGGCGAGTTCGAGTTCGTCGCGGAACTGCCGAAGACGGCGACCGGGAAGATCCAGAAGTACGAACTCCGCCAGCGCGAGTGGGACGACGAAGAGCGGATGATCGGCGAGGGGTGAGTGCTTCGCCGGTGGGCCGACGAGGGGAGCATTCCCGAATCCGGTCGCTGTCGGCGACTCTCGGCGACGTAACGACTTACTAAGCTGTCTTGCGGCGTGAGAAAGGGTTTTTATTCACCCGTTTGTTGGGTTTGTGTGATGGACGACGACCAGACGATCGAGGAGATCCTCGACACCATCGGGGACACCGAAGCACGGCGCGTGCTGGCGGCAGTGAGTCGGGACTCCCTCTCGGCGAAGGAACTCGGCGAGGAACTCGACCTCTCACTGCCGACGGTGTACCGCCGGCTGGAGATCCTCCAGGAACACGATCTGGTCACTTCGCGCACCCTCGTCGCGGAGAACGGGAACCACTACAAGGTGTTCGAGTGCAACTTCAACAGCACCGTCATCTCGCTGGACGACGACGAGTACAACGTCCGCATCTACCGGGAGGACAACCTCCCGGACCGGTTCTCGGATCTCTGGGACGACCTCAGTGGAGCGTAGGGGAGCGAGGGGACAGCGGGCCGCGACCGGGGAGCGACTGCGTCGGCCCCGATTTCGCTGTCGACGGTCGGAGATTTAATGACGGGTCGGGTGCGACACATCGACGATGGTTTCAGCCGCGTGGATCGCGCTCAGTGTCATGCGTCTCGTGCTGTTCGGTCTCGCACTCGGGTTGACGCTCATCAGTTTTCAGGCCTACACCAAGAAGCAGACCGACCGACTCCAGTACGCCTTCATCGGCTTCGCGTTCATCAGCATGGGCGTCGCGCTGATGACGCTGACGACACAGCTCACGGACACGCTCGTGCTGTTCCAACTGGTTCTCACTATCCCCTTCATCATCGGCTTCAGCATGCTGTACGTCTCGCTGTTCCGGTGACCGACCGGGTCTGTCGCCACCCCCTCGACACGTGTGGTGTCCACCGGATTCTCACACTCGGAACGAGCCCCCGAGTTTCCCCGAGCGCAGGTCTCGCCCCGTCTCCATCCGCCGTCGTCTCTTCACGACCGGCATATTCTCCCGGTAGAGGGCGTCTGGGTGCGTTTCGAGACCGAGTGTGAAGCTACTCGGCGGGTGTCGTGGCTGTCGGCTGTGCTCACGTAGAACTGGTTCTCAGGGCATGAAACGCCCGCGTAACGCAGATTCGGGTTCGTCTCCTGAGGGTGTCTCTGCGCCGTCCGTCCTCACGCTCGGGGAAATCGCCAGACGGAACCCGAGTGTGAAGATTTCGAGGCCCGAGAGACGGCTTTCGACCACCAGCCTGACCTTCGATGCGGCGCTCGTCGCCCTTCGAGAATCCGTCGTATTCGAGCCGTTCGAGACGTCAGACTGCTGAATCCGGGATTCATTGTCGATCTCTGATACACTCTCGTCGGCGTTCACACTCGGCCTTGAACCCTTGCCACACCGCTTCTACCGGGAGAATACGTCGATTGTGAAGATACGATGGCGCGTGCTGACGGCGCTATCGAGGCGCTCGGCGGTGCTCGACTGGCGGGGCCGTGTGTGACTCTGACTGCGTATGACTCACGGAGGCCGTGTGTGACTCTGGTTGTGTGCGACTCACGGAGGCCGTGTGTGACTCCCGGGGGGCGCGTGACTCTCCAGCAGTCGTCGATACACGCGACATCGTCTCCGGACTGCCCCCGTCTCGTGTCTACTCGTCGCGTCTCGCCGTCACTACAGCCAACGGTTGCGCTTACAGAAGGGATATCGCCCCCACTGCACACGACATGCCCATGGCGGACGACAAACACCGTGACGAGCGAGCGACCCGAGACGTAGCGCAGGGCGGCGTCTCGACTGTACTGTTCGGGTCGGGCCCACTCACCGCGCGCTGGCGACGACTCGCCGGGGTCGCGCTCGGACTCGCACTCGTGACCTTCACGGGGTACGAACTCGGTGTGTTCGCCGTCTCGGGAGGCGTCGTCTTCGTTCCGGCCCACGCCGCGCTGGTCTGTCTCCTCGCCGCTGGCTGGGCAGGCTACGCCCGAGAGGGACTGCTCGGCGGCTGGCTGCTCGCCGTGGCCACGCTTCTCGGCTGGCAAGCCGAGTGGGCTACAGAGATCTCTGCACGCCCGCTCGTCGAGCGCATCGCCTACGTCGTCGAACCGACTGGCCTCGCGGTCCTCGCGGTACTGGGCGCGATACTGGCCGTGCTCGGCTTCTCCGTCGGCGCGGTCGGCCGGTGGAGCGTCGAGCGACTCCGGGCTGGCAGGCAGGTGTCGACCGACGGCTGAGTGGCGTGGTGTGTGGTGAGTGGGTTCGGACACGCGCACATCATCTCCGGCTGTAGACACTCTGATTGTCTGAATCAACTGAACCAGCCCGCTGTGCGTAGTGAACTGTTTCACAGTCGCTCATATCCACAGTACGCTCACTGAGATCTACAGAGAACGCAAAGCGAGTGCCGCTGGGCGTGACTTCGAGGCAGTTCACTCGTCGGCTCGGGGAACGTGAACTGTGGACGGAGAGCGGTGAACAGTCGAGTGACGTGAGCCCCTATTCGTTTTCGAGGGCGTCGTAAATCTCGCGATGTTCGTCTCGGTCTGCCTTGGCGACCCGTATCACCAGTTCCCGACGGATGTCGTCCATCACGTCGTCGAGTGGCGTGCGGTCGCCAGTCTGCTCTTCTGTCGCCATACGTCGTCGTTGTCCACGAGTCCGGTTAATCGTTCGGGTCCGTCGAATCGTCAGCAAGTTTATCGAGTCCGTACTCGACGAGGTCGCCTCGCCACTCTGCGATGACGTCGTTCAGATCGACCTCGATGGTATTCGTTCGGAGATATTCGAGCACGTCGTCCTCGTCGACCGTCGTCTCGTCCGTCCCGAACTGCTTCAGTATCGCTCTCATATCGTTGTCGTACTCGAAGCGGTACCCGTTGAGCACATAGAAGACGACCACTGTGTTGAGCGCGGTACGTTTGTTTCCGTCCACGAACGGATGATTGGCAACGAGGAGCCGAAGGAGATGAAACGCCTTCTCGTGAATCGTTTCGGGGACCTCGCCGAAATTCCCTTCGCTGACGTACGCCAGGGCGAATTCGATATCTCCACGGCGATGGACGCCGGGGCTGGTGTCCGGATACTCGGAGACGATGTCCTCGTGGATGTTGAGCACGTCGTCGACAGACGGATACCAGAACGAGTCGGTCATCGGCGGCACATCACACCGAACGGACCTATTGGTTTCTCTCTCCGACGGCGTTCTCGGCGGATACAGGTGACGCGTTGGCGAACAGACCGGCGTCGCAGGTACAAGTGAATAGCGCGGTCCAGCCGAGTCGAAATACTGGATCTGATCAGGGACTCCACGCATCGAACGCGCTGGCGACGCGCCCAGTCTGCAGCACCGGCGTAACAACGGATCAGCAGCTGAGCGTTGCAATAGTGCCGGAATCTGCTAATCTGCCGTCTCGCGCGTGCCGCTGACTGTGTCGTTCACCGGTCGGAGGTGTGACGCTCCCTTTTAGCTCACGAAGTGTGGTTCTCGCAGGGCGTGAAGTCTCCGCTTCGTCTGCTCATCTCTCCGGATGGTTCGCGTGTCTGTTTTAAGGCGTTCGTCGACATGGTCCGGCGGGTGTGCTGTGTGAGTCAAGATGTTCAGGAGCGTGACCGCGAGCGGTTTCTCGCTCACACTGCGTGTGATGCGAGCGTTAACAAGCGAGAACGAAGCCACCGACCCCCGGAGTTGTGCATGACCGACGAGTTAGATGCCGAGACGCTGCTCGACGCGCTGATCGAACTCGCCGAGGAGCTGGGCGAGACGCCTACCCGCACGCAGATGAACGA of the Salinirubrum litoreum genome contains:
- a CDS encoding acyl-CoA mutase large subunit family protein, translating into MYDEDELAEIRDSREEWEAETRDPVREQYGERQERFATVSNHEIEDLYTPADVADIDYDEDLGFPGEFPYTRGVYPTMYRGRTWTMRQFAGFGTAEETNDRFHFLVENGQTGLSTAFDMPSLMGKDSDDPLSDGEVGKEGVAVDTLRDMEILFDGIDIGDVSTSFTINPSAPVIYAMYVALADQQGVPREQIRGTLQNDMLKEFIAQKEWVIPPEPSLDIVTDTIEFAVRETPKFRPVSISGYHIREAGSTAVQELAFTLADGFAYVEDAIDRGMDVDEFAPQLSFFFNSHNSIFEEVGKFRAARRIYARIMDEWYDAGTPASKQLKFHTQTAGQSLTAQQPLNNVVRVTIQALAGVLGGTQSLHTNSFDEALALPSEQAVRVALRTQQIIAEESGAADSIDPLAGSFMVESLTEEIEAEAMAYIEEIREMGDGSVRDGVLEGIEQGYFHREIQDASYEYQERVESGEETVVGVNAYETEEDTRPEVLKVDEETQDRQLGRLADVKADRDDDAVEASLDALREAVDSGENVMPYIVDAVKAYATMGEIMDVFERKHGSYRETIGLA
- a CDS encoding winged helix-turn-helix domain-containing protein; protein product: MEGVLWYVLTGTRGGGNRVRIMKAIDERPRNANKLAESLDLDYTTVRHHLDVLQDNDIVEKKGGDYGAIYIPSNRVRTHWDVVEQIMEQVE
- a CDS encoding MFS transporter — protein: MSDTESEVGAFTYFRQFFALERDVLVLSLAMFAFSLGFQMTGRYMPRYMSVLGASSIAIGLFGSFGNLISAVYPYPGGALSDRIGSRSALTLFGLASTVGFLVWLFAESFGFVTLGLSLAGVTLLEPVALPVGIFLGLGFAQAWKSFGLGATFAIVKQSVPPGKLATGFASTETFRRTAFLLGPLLAATVLARYAFGAGFRLILAVAAVVALLATVAQHLLYDASEDSLGKSFAGVSGVLADLAGLPSPLKPLLVADTLIRFANGMVYVFFVIVVTEFLAASATLPVVGFLNPDALFGVLLSVEMAVALLSMVPVAKLAERVGLKPVVALGFVVYAVFPILLIAVPESGLTLAGFTFTPSALLFVLFAFSGLRFAGLPAHKALIVGPAAQNAGGRVTGSYYLVRNTVVVPSAAVGGALYAGSPEFAFGVASAIGLVGVAVFLVFGEEFAAYA
- a CDS encoding AAA family ATPase gives rise to the protein MDAPLWTEQYAPDLADLPQSDVRERLTLAVDEPMNLVVQGPPGAGKTAAVRALAREAHADPDNDLVEINVADFFDRTKTEIRNDPRFAPFLEGRSRMAKRDMINHVLKESASYAPVSGQYKTVVLDNAEAIREDFQQALRRVMEKHHRTTQFVITTRQPSKLIPPIRSRCFPVPVRAPTTDEIRDVLAGIADAEEIEYDADGLEFVAGYADGDLRSAILGAQATAVEHDEITMQSAYEVLGEVGWDDELASVLSDAEVGDFTSARKTLDDLLDDEGFDGGTLLAELLRVARKKYDGDDLARLHRLAGRIDLDLAEGTDDRLHLTHLLTLWATGETGERRGIREQSA
- a CDS encoding protein sorting system archaetidylserine decarboxylase; the protein is MPGFAPGVERFGTALLVGTLATAVLFTPVVALLPAALVAFVCYFFRDPDRSPPDARIVAPADGRVSVIREEGDRVRVGVFMNVTDVHVNRAPADGEVVAVTHRPGANKPAFAKDSDRNERVDIDCGDYDLSLIAGWFARRIHPYVTEGDSLRQGERVGHIDFGSRADVLLPPELGVEDVAVERGDTVRAGETVLVE